Proteins encoded by one window of Chroogloeocystis siderophila 5.2 s.c.1:
- a CDS encoding Crp/Fnr family transcriptional regulator produces MAFVTHTPTSPANWSQFTFSRGDKIPLQPNVLLRIERGAVRSLTWSEEGTTVTLGYWGAGDVIGQPLSRIQPYQIECLTSVEVTYVPALQWCQIIDNILRNVQQAEELLCIVRHERIPNRLLQLLSWLASKFGRSVDQGQLIDLRLTHQEIAEVIGTTRVTVTRMLARFEEEGIIYRPRRHFILLRRV; encoded by the coding sequence ATGGCTTTTGTAACTCACACCCCAACGTCGCCGGCTAATTGGAGTCAGTTTACCTTCAGTCGTGGCGACAAAATTCCATTGCAACCAAATGTCCTACTACGTATTGAACGCGGGGCTGTACGTAGCTTAACTTGGAGTGAAGAAGGTACAACAGTAACGCTTGGTTATTGGGGTGCTGGGGATGTCATAGGTCAACCTTTATCTCGCATTCAACCTTATCAAATTGAGTGCTTAACCAGTGTCGAGGTGACTTATGTTCCCGCTTTACAGTGGTGTCAGATCATCGATAATATTTTACGAAACGTACAGCAAGCGGAAGAGTTACTCTGCATCGTCCGCCACGAACGAATACCCAATCGTTTACTGCAACTTCTATCTTGGTTGGCTAGCAAGTTTGGGCGTAGCGTTGACCAAGGACAGTTAATCGATTTACGGCTGACGCACCAAGAAATTGCTGAAGTGATTGGCACAACGCGAGTCACGGTAACGCGAATGCTAGCACGGTTTGAGGAAGAAGGTATTATTTACCGCCCTCGGCGTCATTTTATTTTGTTGCGTCGGGTTTAG
- the patD gene encoding heterocyst frequency control protein PatD — MLSNFHYQSYQEFAAILDELQANANSAQLDFTQLRRVFEQAQQLFRQQIVTMDTSNLAPSVASRVHSYHTEIDKQLRLLGVDVSFLQAARQPATIAARKARVFTRIQTLINYCQVLLKVGE; from the coding sequence ATGTTGTCTAATTTTCATTATCAGAGCTATCAAGAATTTGCTGCGATTCTCGACGAGTTACAAGCAAATGCTAATAGCGCGCAGCTAGACTTTACTCAACTGCGTCGAGTATTTGAGCAAGCACAACAGCTGTTTCGGCAGCAAATCGTTACTATGGATACGAGCAATTTAGCACCGAGCGTTGCATCGCGCGTCCATTCGTATCATACGGAAATTGATAAGCAGCTAAGGCTACTAGGCGTTGATGTCAGCTTTTTGCAAGCAGCACGACAACCGGCAACAATTGCAGCGCGAAAAGCCCGAGTTTTTACCAGAATTCAAACTTTAATCAACTATTGCCAGGTTTTGTTAAAGGTCGGTGAATAG
- a CDS encoding metallophosphoesterase family protein, translating to MKLAVMSCIHGNLPALNAVLADIAQQKADKIYCVGDLVGYGPYPNEVVERIRTLNIPTCAGCWDEDVVEGLNACDCSYPSLLAEKRGMAAHAWTNQEVTPETREFLAQLPHSLHEGNLCFVHGSPYSAHEYLLPEMDAFVAMERVLSTGADVLFCGHTHVPYVRSLDNGQLQIRITGPSVDSEQQLNFTAPFKQIVNVGSVGEPRHGRPNATYVLYDTETQQVALREVAYDYQKTCAAIVEKGLPPIFAWRLARGLEYAEKAEDPTHVCVR from the coding sequence ATGAAATTAGCCGTTATGTCGTGCATTCATGGAAATTTACCTGCATTAAATGCAGTTTTAGCGGATATTGCCCAACAGAAAGCTGATAAAATCTATTGTGTTGGCGATCTCGTTGGTTATGGTCCTTATCCTAACGAAGTCGTAGAACGCATCCGCACGTTAAATATTCCGACGTGTGCAGGTTGCTGGGATGAAGATGTTGTTGAAGGACTCAATGCGTGTGACTGTAGTTATCCTTCATTATTAGCCGAAAAACGCGGCATGGCTGCCCATGCGTGGACAAATCAAGAAGTGACGCCTGAAACACGCGAATTTTTAGCGCAATTACCGCATAGTTTGCACGAAGGTAATTTATGCTTCGTTCATGGTAGCCCTTACAGCGCGCATGAGTATCTGTTACCTGAAATGGATGCTTTTGTAGCAATGGAACGAGTACTTTCGACAGGGGCGGATGTGCTATTCTGCGGACACACTCACGTACCTTACGTGCGATCGCTCGATAATGGACAATTGCAAATTCGGATTACCGGTCCTAGCGTTGATTCAGAACAACAGTTAAATTTTACAGCGCCTTTCAAGCAAATTGTGAATGTCGGTTCAGTCGGCGAACCGCGTCACGGACGCCCAAACGCGACTTATGTTCTTTACGATACTGAGACGCAGCAGGTAGCGCTACGCGAAGTTGCTTACGATTACCAAAAAACTTGTGCTGCGATCGTCGAAAAAGGTTTACCGCCTATTTTTGCGTGGCGTTTAGCAAGAGGATTGGAATATGCAGAAAAAGCGGAAGATCCCACGCATGTGTGCGTTAGGTAA
- a CDS encoding peptidylprolyl isomerase, producing MQTSSQDQVDAVLDLLSRYQLMPQLARNLIIDNAIANVAYTDEERQTAIKAFEAQHQITSTTRETWLKQQGMTLTQMHELALRPLLLEKHKTTVWGPKVDNYFLTRKAHLDQVVYSLIRTKDMGLAQEIYFRILEGEQSFAELAREYSQGAEAKTSGLLGPVPLAQPHPAISKLLSVSQAGQIWAPRPLAEWVVIIRLEKLIPARLDKSMRRRLQDELFENWLAQKMQQVDITQFVSASLRNRNSVL from the coding sequence ATGCAAACGAGTAGTCAAGACCAAGTTGATGCAGTTTTAGATTTATTAAGCCGTTATCAACTCATGCCGCAGTTAGCGCGCAACCTAATAATAGACAATGCGATCGCTAATGTAGCTTACACCGATGAGGAACGCCAAACCGCGATCAAAGCCTTTGAAGCGCAACACCAAATTACCTCTACAACCCGCGAAACTTGGCTCAAGCAACAAGGTATGACCCTAACGCAAATGCACGAACTTGCGCTTCGACCTCTGTTACTAGAAAAGCACAAAACCACAGTTTGGGGACCCAAAGTAGATAACTATTTCTTAACCCGCAAAGCACATCTCGATCAGGTAGTATATTCTCTGATTCGGACGAAAGATATGGGGTTAGCACAAGAAATTTACTTTCGGATTTTAGAAGGCGAACAATCGTTTGCCGAGTTAGCCCGCGAATACTCGCAAGGTGCAGAAGCTAAAACAAGTGGGTTATTGGGACCTGTGCCTTTAGCACAGCCGCATCCTGCCATTAGTAAACTGCTCTCTGTCAGCCAAGCTGGACAAATTTGGGCACCGCGTCCTCTAGCCGAATGGGTGGTGATTATTCGTCTGGAAAAGTTAATTCCCGCACGACTTGATAAATCGATGCGCCGTCGTTTACAAGATGAATTATTTGAAAATTGGCTTGCCCAAAAAATGCAGCAAGTTGATATCACGCAATTTGTATCAGCAAGTTTACGCAATCGCAACTCCGTATTGTGA
- a CDS encoding RelA/SpoT family protein, with translation MNAAVSTVTHATAPVAFDVELPEWLQKCLVAPQESHQPSEQDNSLICRAFSFAYDLHQGQYRKSGEPYICHPVAVAGLLRDLGGSSAMIAAGFLHDVVEDTDVSIEEIEQRFGNEVRQLVEGVTKLSEFSQKFSSKTERQAENFRRMFLAMAKDIRVIVVKLADRLHNMRTLEHLAPEKQRRIALETREIFAPLANRLGIGRFKWELEDLAFKYLEPEAYRQIQDLVAEKRANREARLTRVIDVLKARMEQAEIKCIDISGRPKHLYGIYQKMQRQQKEFHEIYDIAAIRIIVNTKEECYRALAEVHDAFKPIPGRFKDYIGLPKPNRYQSLHTAVVGFTGRPLEVQIRTLEMHHVAEYGIAAHWKYKETGSSSHSQLKTSEEKFTWLRQILEWQNDLKDVNDAQEYLDSVKDNLFEDDVYVFTPKGDVVSLTAGATPVDFAYRIHTEVGNHCCGARVNERMVTLDTPLKNGDIVDILTQKNSHPSLDWLNFVVTTGAKNRIRQWYKRSHREENIARGRELLEKELGKTGFEALLKSEPMQAVAEKCNYHSVEDLLAALGYGEITLNLVLNRWREIIKAQQPIAQTPDVTVLPSSTKTHKEPLPSSRSDSPIAGVEGLLYHLAKCCTPIPGEPIIGVVTRNSRGISIHRQGCQNVENIEGDRLIPVSWNHNNSERSRPQTYTVNIQIEAIDRVGILKDILSRLSDQSINVRNAQVKTSDGQPALIDLGIDVRDRTQLEQVFAQIKKMSDVINLRRIGQAED, from the coding sequence ATGAACGCCGCTGTTTCCACCGTTACTCATGCTACCGCTCCCGTCGCCTTTGATGTCGAGCTTCCCGAATGGCTGCAAAAGTGTTTGGTTGCACCGCAGGAGAGTCATCAACCTTCGGAGCAAGACAATAGCTTGATTTGTCGGGCTTTTAGCTTCGCGTACGATCTACATCAAGGTCAATACCGCAAATCTGGCGAACCTTATATTTGTCACCCCGTAGCTGTCGCCGGTTTGTTACGCGATTTGGGTGGTAGCAGCGCGATGATTGCTGCGGGATTTCTCCATGATGTCGTTGAAGATACGGATGTCTCAATTGAAGAAATTGAACAGCGCTTTGGGAATGAAGTTCGTCAGTTAGTTGAAGGGGTAACAAAGCTTTCTGAATTTTCGCAGAAGTTTTCTAGCAAAACTGAGCGCCAAGCAGAGAATTTTCGGCGAATGTTCTTGGCGATGGCGAAAGATATCCGCGTGATCGTAGTGAAACTTGCCGATCGCCTTCATAATATGCGGACATTAGAACATCTCGCACCCGAAAAACAGCGGCGAATTGCCTTAGAAACGCGCGAAATTTTTGCACCGTTAGCGAATCGGTTAGGAATTGGACGCTTCAAGTGGGAATTAGAAGATTTAGCGTTTAAGTACCTAGAACCTGAAGCCTATCGGCAAATTCAAGACTTAGTAGCTGAAAAACGGGCGAATCGAGAAGCTAGGCTAACACGCGTCATCGACGTGTTGAAAGCGCGGATGGAGCAAGCTGAAATTAAATGTATCGATATCAGCGGTCGTCCGAAGCATCTTTACGGAATCTACCAGAAAATGCAGCGGCAACAAAAAGAATTTCACGAAATCTACGACATCGCCGCGATTCGGATCATTGTCAATACCAAAGAAGAATGCTACCGCGCTTTAGCCGAGGTTCACGATGCGTTTAAACCCATTCCAGGTAGATTTAAAGACTACATCGGCTTACCAAAGCCTAACCGCTACCAATCATTACATACAGCCGTTGTCGGTTTTACTGGGCGTCCATTAGAAGTTCAAATCCGCACGCTAGAAATGCACCACGTCGCCGAGTACGGAATCGCGGCGCACTGGAAGTATAAAGAAACAGGAAGTTCTAGCCATAGTCAACTCAAGACAAGCGAGGAAAAATTTACCTGGTTGCGCCAAATCTTAGAATGGCAAAATGACCTCAAAGATGTCAATGATGCGCAAGAATATCTTGATAGCGTCAAAGATAACTTGTTTGAAGACGACGTTTATGTTTTTACCCCGAAAGGTGATGTCGTTTCGCTGACCGCAGGCGCAACTCCTGTTGATTTTGCCTATCGTATTCACACCGAGGTCGGAAACCATTGTTGCGGAGCGCGTGTCAATGAGAGAATGGTAACGCTAGATACGCCATTAAAAAACGGCGACATCGTAGACATTCTGACGCAAAAAAATAGCCATCCGAGTTTAGATTGGCTCAACTTTGTGGTGACGACTGGAGCAAAAAACCGTATTCGTCAATGGTACAAGCGATCGCACCGCGAAGAAAATATTGCGCGGGGACGCGAGTTGTTAGAAAAAGAACTCGGTAAAACAGGCTTTGAGGCGCTACTGAAATCAGAACCGATGCAAGCCGTTGCTGAAAAATGTAACTATCATAGCGTCGAAGACCTCTTGGCGGCGTTGGGTTACGGTGAAATTACACTTAATCTTGTTCTCAATCGCTGGCGGGAAATTATTAAAGCCCAACAACCAATCGCGCAGACACCAGATGTCACCGTTTTACCGTCTTCTACCAAAACACATAAAGAACCGCTACCCAGTTCGCGATCCGATTCTCCCATCGCGGGTGTCGAAGGCTTGCTGTATCACTTGGCAAAGTGTTGTACGCCGATTCCAGGCGAACCAATTATCGGAGTTGTCACGCGCAATAGTCGCGGTATTTCAATTCACCGTCAAGGATGCCAGAATGTTGAGAATATCGAAGGCGATCGCTTAATTCCTGTCAGTTGGAATCATAACAACTCCGAAAGAAGTCGCCCGCAGACTTACACCGTCAATATTCAGATCGAAGCAATTGATCGCGTGGGAATTCTTAAAGATATTCTCTCACGTCTCAGCGATCAAAGCATTAATGTGCGCAATGCTCAAGTCAAAACATCCGACGGGCAACCTGCTTTAATTGATTTAGGAATTGATGTCCGCGATCGCACTCAGCTTGAACAAGTTTTTGCACAAATTAAGAAAATGAGCGATGTTATTAATCTACGCCGCATCGGTCAGGCTGAAGACTAA
- a CDS encoding metallophosphoesterase family protein, translated as MGYWAILSGVEGNLAAYEAVLGDIRQRDVEEIYILGDLVGPHADCEKLVQRVQNPRQGELPPQVCKGWWEEQCLILHGVGATGDASELMHKYGAEIIEVLWKSVSRQTVEWLRKLDFGFHDLDCLLIHGSTLGVDDELTPETPAPQMLDRLLRGEAQTLFCGRSGLAFQYQVQFGSITASVATLDAQEPPCAITTQPRQVIGVGSVGKLPEIAIYTLFDPEVNRVQFKTVNYTVKKSY; from the coding sequence ATGGGTTACTGGGCAATTTTAAGTGGTGTTGAAGGTAATCTTGCAGCTTATGAAGCTGTGCTTGGAGATATTCGACAAAGGGATGTAGAAGAAATTTATATTTTGGGGGATTTAGTCGGACCACACGCAGACTGCGAAAAATTAGTACAGCGAGTTCAAAATCCTCGTCAAGGAGAACTACCGCCGCAAGTATGCAAAGGATGGTGGGAAGAACAGTGTTTGATTTTACATGGTGTGGGTGCGACTGGAGATGCGAGTGAGTTAATGCATAAGTATGGCGCTGAAATTATCGAAGTTTTGTGGAAATCTGTTTCGCGTCAAACCGTAGAATGGCTACGCAAGCTTGATTTTGGTTTTCACGATTTGGATTGCTTATTAATTCACGGTAGTACTTTAGGTGTTGATGATGAATTAACTCCCGAAACACCTGCGCCGCAAATGCTTGATCGCCTTCTACGCGGAGAAGCCCAAACGTTATTCTGCGGGCGATCAGGGTTGGCGTTTCAATATCAGGTGCAATTTGGTTCAATTACAGCAAGTGTCGCAACGTTGGATGCGCAAGAACCACCCTGCGCGATCACCACACAGCCACGCCAAGTTATTGGGGTAGGTAGTGTTGGCAAATTGCCAGAAATTGCTATTTATACTTTGTTTGATCCTGAGGTTAATCGCGTACAGTTTAAAACTGTTAATTACACAGTGAAAAAAAGTTACTAA
- a CDS encoding calcium-binding protein yields the protein MSIIHGTRKPDLRKGTASADRIFGWASGDNAASPSGNDTLLGNAGNDTIYGGTKDDSLVGGAGLDILYGGTGNDTLEGGNGSDRLYGEANDDLLSGGKGDDSIYGGSGKDTLYGGDGHDHLHGGGGNDKLYGNAGDDVLDGGYGDDTLAGGIGNDVYLIDSGSDVVIEKINPLEIFDENWNIKIVDADIDTVYASINYTLTDNVENLFLIGDQPLNGTGNSLNNFLVGNNGNNKLYGKAGNDTLDGGLGNNTLVGGIGDDIYIINSANDVIVELPNQGVDIVYSSISYVLGENVEHLVLIDNGTEDGLIGVDNPLNTTANSINTPSFAVGNTLNNDIVGNNANNILYGGAGTDYLDGGLGNDTLVGGTGNDYYIVDSIEDSIIELANEGVDWVESTVNYTLSNHLENLLLGGEGNINGTGNALNNIIYGNSGNNILLGGLGNDKIDASFGNDRLYGNDGNDTLNGSKGDDFIAGGDGNDSLEGDDGNDTIFGGVGNDKLNGSFGDDSLDGGIGNDTLQGGYGNDTLIGGAGDDVLRDMEFGAEANFLFGGAGNDTLEGGGTLNGGDGHDYIRGGSDNDTLIGGAGNDTLFGSFGDDVLTGGAGRDEFGFYEPFQGVDKITDFVVGEDQIAVYAIAPNSGVGFGVNCQLNRGTHISAAQFAIGQAASNTDQRFIYNHNTGALFFDEDGTGATQKVQFALLPKGLDITHADIFVL from the coding sequence ATGTCAATTATTCATGGTACGAGGAAACCTGACCTAAGAAAAGGCACTGCGAGTGCAGATCGAATCTTCGGTTGGGCATCAGGCGATAATGCTGCAAGTCCTTCAGGAAACGATACTTTGCTAGGTAATGCGGGCAACGATACGATTTATGGCGGTACAAAAGATGACAGCTTAGTAGGTGGTGCAGGGCTAGATATTCTTTATGGTGGTACAGGAAATGACACACTAGAAGGAGGTAACGGCAGCGATCGCCTCTACGGAGAAGCCAACGACGACTTACTCTCAGGCGGTAAAGGCGACGACAGCATTTACGGTGGTTCTGGTAAAGATACTTTATACGGTGGAGATGGTCACGACCATCTTCATGGTGGTGGCGGTAACGACAAGCTTTACGGTAACGCGGGTGATGATGTCTTAGATGGTGGGTACGGCGATGACACTCTAGCAGGTGGAATTGGTAATGATGTCTACCTCATTGACAGTGGTAGCGATGTCGTCATTGAGAAAATTAATCCACTAGAAATTTTTGATGAAAACTGGAATATAAAAATTGTTGATGCAGATATAGATACAGTCTATGCCTCGATTAATTACACTTTAACTGATAATGTAGAAAACTTATTTCTTATTGGCGATCAGCCTCTAAATGGTACAGGAAATTCTTTAAACAACTTTCTCGTTGGCAACAATGGTAATAATAAACTCTACGGCAAAGCTGGCAATGATACGCTTGATGGTGGCTTGGGCAATAATACCTTAGTCGGCGGAATAGGTGATGATATTTACATTATTAATAGTGCGAATGACGTCATTGTTGAGTTACCAAACCAAGGTGTTGATATTGTTTATTCTTCAATCAGTTATGTTCTCGGCGAAAATGTAGAACATTTAGTCCTCATCGATAATGGAACTGAGGACGGGCTAATAGGTGTTGATAATCCGTTAAACACTACAGCAAATAGTATCAACACTCCTAGCTTTGCAGTGGGTAATACGTTAAACAATGACATTGTTGGCAATAATGCTAATAATATACTATACGGTGGTGCAGGTACAGACTACCTAGATGGCGGTTTGGGAAATGATACCTTAGTCGGTGGTACGGGCAATGACTATTACATTGTTGACAGTATTGAAGATTCCATTATTGAATTGGCGAATGAGGGTGTGGATTGGGTTGAATCAACCGTCAATTACACCTTAAGTAATCATCTTGAGAACCTATTACTAGGTGGCGAAGGTAATATCAATGGCACTGGTAATGCTCTCAACAACATTATCTATGGCAACAGTGGCAACAATATCTTATTAGGTGGGCTAGGTAACGACAAAATTGACGCTAGCTTTGGTAATGATCGCCTTTACGGTAACGATGGTAACGACACGCTCAACGGTAGCAAAGGAGACGATTTCATCGCAGGTGGTGATGGCAATGACTCGCTTGAAGGTGATGATGGCAATGACACGATCTTTGGTGGCGTGGGTAACGATAAATTAAATGGTAGTTTCGGTGATGACAGCCTCGATGGTGGAATTGGTAACGACACACTCCAAGGCGGATATGGTAACGATACGCTGATAGGCGGTGCGGGTGACGATGTTTTGCGAGACATGGAGTTTGGTGCCGAGGCTAACTTTTTGTTTGGTGGCGCGGGTAACGACACACTAGAAGGAGGCGGTACACTCAACGGCGGTGATGGTCACGATTACATCAGAGGTGGTTCCGACAATGACACTCTCATTGGCGGCGCGGGTAACGATACGCTTTTTGGCAGCTTTGGCGATGATGTTCTCACCGGTGGCGCAGGGCGTGACGAATTTGGCTTCTATGAACCGTTTCAAGGAGTCGATAAAATTACCGATTTTGTCGTTGGCGAAGATCAAATTGCTGTCTATGCGATCGCACCTAATTCAGGTGTTGGTTTTGGTGTCAACTGTCAGTTGAATCGCGGGACGCACATTAGCGCCGCCCAATTTGCGATCGGTCAAGCCGCGTCGAACACCGATCAGCGCTTTATCTATAACCACAACACTGGCGCGTTGTTTTTTGATGAGGATGGTACAGGCGCAACTCAGAAAGTACAGTTTGCACTCCTACCAAAAGGTTTAGACATAACACACGCGGATATTTTCGTATTATAG
- a CDS encoding FAD/NAD(P)-binding protein: protein MAATSPPNYTDIAIIGAGPHAMTVVTHLLQKRQQLRQRLLVFDPSGTWMQQWQNQFSAFEIPHLRSPAVHHPDPNPYALRQFAQSRSHELYPPYDLPGTLLFQDFCQELIRRWSLQQHIVAAKVVRIEPIKPNLRSRFRLWLDNLDHSIVARRVILATGSGTPQIPAWVQKIASPYPQDRLCHSRHVDLRHLQLHGENILIVGGGLTSGHLALGAIARGAKVILMSRRNLQEKLFDADPGWLGPKYLKNFWAEPDWETRAETIQNARNGGSLTPAIMLQLRRAQRRQNIKIMEKCQVLSATWHKAWQIICDDGSKHECDRIWLATGTKIDITSEPLLTEIIEHYPISTAKGLPVLDPHLRWAGCELFITGGLAALQIGPVARNLSGARMASERIIPALWKPSLAFSY, encoded by the coding sequence ATGGCGGCAACCTCACCACCTAATTACACAGATATTGCCATCATTGGCGCGGGACCTCATGCAATGACTGTCGTGACGCACTTATTGCAAAAACGCCAGCAGTTACGTCAGCGGTTATTAGTCTTCGATCCTAGTGGCACTTGGATGCAACAATGGCAAAATCAATTTAGCGCGTTTGAGATTCCACATTTGCGATCGCCTGCAGTGCATCATCCCGATCCGAATCCTTATGCTTTAAGACAATTTGCGCAATCGCGATCGCACGAACTTTACCCGCCTTACGATCTTCCAGGAACCTTATTATTTCAAGATTTTTGCCAAGAATTAATTCGTCGTTGGTCATTGCAACAACACATTGTCGCTGCTAAAGTGGTTCGCATTGAACCGATTAAACCAAACTTGCGATCGCGCTTTCGCCTCTGGTTAGACAACTTGGATCACTCAATTGTGGCACGACGCGTCATTCTCGCGACAGGTAGCGGTACGCCGCAAATTCCCGCTTGGGTGCAAAAAATCGCATCACCCTACCCGCAAGACAGACTTTGCCATTCGCGTCATGTCGATTTGCGTCATTTACAACTACACGGAGAAAATATACTCATTGTCGGCGGTGGATTAACCAGCGGACACCTAGCTTTAGGCGCGATCGCTCGTGGTGCTAAAGTCATACTGATGTCACGCCGCAATCTGCAAGAAAAACTCTTCGATGCCGATCCTGGTTGGCTAGGACCAAAATACCTCAAAAACTTTTGGGCAGAACCGGATTGGGAAACCCGCGCCGAAACGATTCAAAACGCCAGAAACGGCGGTTCTTTAACACCCGCGATTATGCTACAACTGCGCCGTGCCCAGCGCCGGCAAAATATCAAAATAATGGAGAAATGTCAAGTATTATCTGCAACATGGCATAAGGCGTGGCAGATTATTTGTGACGATGGCAGTAAACACGAGTGCGATCGCATTTGGCTTGCCACAGGAACCAAAATCGACATCACCTCTGAACCTTTACTCACAGAAATCATCGAACATTATCCGATTTCCACCGCCAAAGGTTTACCAGTCCTCGATCCGCACTTACGCTGGGCGGGTTGCGAATTATTCATCACTGGTGGACTCGCCGCGCTCCAAATTGGACCTGTAGCCCGTAATTTATCCGGTGCTAGAATGGCAAGCGAAAGAATTATCCCCGCGCTGTGGAAACCTAGTCTTGCTTTTTCTTATTGA
- a CDS encoding calcium-binding protein has product MAKFHGTTKADYLLGSSSNDIIYGYQGSDTLVGEAGDDILYGGGGDDYLDGGAGNDMLRGGTGNDTLFGGAGNDTLLGGTGNDYLIGFAGNNHLKGGQGNDTLESGIGNDTLTGGAGADIFILNNPSAYAMIQDFNGRQGDMIVASYMGFYNGTFTYNSSSGALLYNEVINQQVVERQVAQLQPGTMFDVETQLMFW; this is encoded by the coding sequence ATGGCAAAGTTTCATGGAACCACTAAAGCTGACTATCTATTAGGTTCATCATCTAATGACATCATTTATGGCTACCAAGGCAGCGATACCCTAGTAGGGGAGGCGGGAGACGATATTCTTTACGGCGGCGGCGGTGATGACTATCTTGATGGTGGTGCTGGTAATGATATGCTGCGGGGTGGTACTGGTAATGATACGCTCTTTGGTGGTGCTGGTAATGATACTTTGCTTGGTGGTACAGGTAATGACTACCTAATCGGCTTTGCTGGTAATAATCACCTCAAAGGTGGTCAAGGTAACGATACACTCGAAAGCGGTATTGGAAATGATACTCTCACCGGTGGCGCAGGTGCAGATATCTTTATCTTAAATAACCCTTCCGCCTACGCAATGATTCAAGACTTCAATGGAAGGCAAGGAGATATGATCGTTGCTAGTTATATGGGCTTTTATAACGGTACATTCACTTATAACAGTAGTAGCGGAGCGCTACTTTATAATGAAGTTATCAACCAGCAGGTTGTTGAACGCCAAGTCGCTCAACTTCAACCAGGTACAATGTTTGATGTCGAGACTCAATTAATGTTCTGGTAA
- a CDS encoding GTP-binding protein yields the protein MKQLITAVAGLPGVGKTDWIRQQFTQKPTLYFSPATRVGIDQTRLAAEFPSVQFLADDQQAQLWNLLASGVTAYLELGYHLDLAQIAPILDTRDCHRVAIVPARRQAADWEEWADEIVEGSSTATDATALWVANTTGHVIDPDSLEVFWDELTQGAYGTVSRAKGIFELADGLSVYGDFVAGRKPQFDELNLPRWLEGRPQRLSGIEVWGNQLDENAIAQTFQDCCLSDAAIRHYQQQVKEMLIEEAIT from the coding sequence GTGAAGCAATTAATCACTGCGGTGGCTGGTCTTCCTGGTGTAGGAAAGACCGATTGGATTCGCCAGCAATTTACGCAAAAACCCACTTTGTATTTTTCACCAGCAACGCGGGTTGGAATTGACCAAACTCGTTTAGCAGCGGAGTTTCCTTCTGTGCAATTTTTAGCTGACGACCAACAAGCACAATTGTGGAATTTACTTGCTTCAGGTGTTACGGCTTACTTGGAGTTAGGATACCACTTAGACTTAGCCCAAATAGCGCCGATTCTCGATACTCGAGACTGTCATCGCGTAGCGATTGTTCCTGCGAGAAGGCAAGCTGCTGATTGGGAAGAATGGGCAGATGAGATTGTTGAAGGTTCATCAACAGCAACGGATGCAACTGCGTTATGGGTTGCGAATACGACGGGTCATGTCATCGATCCTGATAGTTTAGAGGTTTTTTGGGATGAACTTACTCAAGGCGCTTACGGTACAGTATCGCGCGCCAAGGGGATTTTTGAGCTTGCGGATGGGTTATCGGTTTATGGTGACTTTGTTGCAGGGAGAAAACCGCAATTTGATGAGTTAAATTTACCACGTTGGCTGGAGGGAAGACCGCAGCGCCTCAGCGGTATTGAAGTGTGGGGAAATCAATTAGATGAAAATGCGATCGCTCAAACTTTTCAAGATTGCTGTTTATCAGATGCTGCGATTCGCCACTACCAGCAACAAGTAAAAGAAATGCTAATTGAGGAGGCTATAACATGA